A window from Hoeflea sp. IMCC20628 encodes these proteins:
- a CDS encoding ABC transporter ATP-binding protein: MTMSTSVSTDASTQPNILTVNNIEVIYDHVILVLKGVSLVVPEGGIVALLGANGAGKSTTLKAISNLLRSERGEVTKGSIEFEGKRIEAQTANELVRRGCIQVMEGRHCFGHLTIEENLLTGAFTRKDGNAAIKRDIEMVYNYFPRLRERRTSLAGYTSGGEQQMTAIGRALMSRPKMILLDEPSMGLAPQLQEEIFEIIKKLNVQEGVSFLLAEQNTNIALRYATYGYIMESGRIVMDGVANDLRENEDVKEFYLGVGGEGRRSFKNVKHYKRRKRWLA, from the coding sequence CGATGCGTCGACACAGCCGAATATCCTGACTGTCAACAATATCGAAGTGATCTATGATCACGTCATCCTGGTGCTCAAGGGTGTGTCGCTGGTGGTGCCGGAAGGTGGAATTGTGGCTTTGCTTGGGGCCAATGGTGCGGGCAAATCGACGACGCTCAAAGCGATTTCCAACCTGCTGCGCTCGGAGCGCGGCGAGGTGACCAAGGGATCGATCGAATTCGAAGGCAAGCGGATCGAAGCGCAGACGGCCAATGAGCTGGTGCGGCGCGGCTGTATCCAGGTGATGGAAGGCCGGCATTGCTTCGGGCATCTGACGATTGAAGAAAACCTGCTTACCGGCGCCTTCACCCGGAAGGACGGCAATGCGGCGATCAAGCGCGACATCGAAATGGTCTATAACTATTTTCCGCGACTGAGAGAACGCCGGACCAGCCTGGCCGGTTACACATCCGGCGGTGAGCAACAGATGACCGCGATCGGGCGGGCGCTGATGAGCCGGCCGAAAATGATCCTGCTGGACGAGCCGTCGATGGGACTGGCGCCGCAGTTGCAGGAAGAAATCTTCGAAATCATCAAGAAACTGAACGTGCAGGAAGGCGTGTCGTTTCTGCTGGCCGAGCAGAACACCAATATTGCGCTCCGCTACGCCACCTATGGCTACATCATGGAATCCGGCCGCATCGTCATGGATGGCGTGGCCAACGATCTTCGCGAGAACGAGGACGTCAAGGAGTTCTATCTTGGCGTTGGTGGCGAGGGCCGGCGCTCGTTCAAAAACGTCAAGCACTACAAGCGCCGCAAGCGCTGGCTGGCCTGA